The following are encoded together in the Chaetodon auriga isolate fChaAug3 chromosome 4, fChaAug3.hap1, whole genome shotgun sequence genome:
- the LOC143318879 gene encoding hydroperoxide isomerase ALOXE3-like translates to MVVYKVTVSTAYFSGATTINNVFIKLVGTDGESEPQQLLGFKGAATFLSGAVSSFTVSCPLSIGKLVLIELDKQSFLLFLEDSWLPAKVEVKSPEGDVYNFPVYRWITDGAVQRFREGTALRVFEDNHHLGRYSRQQELKQREEDYRWDVYAEGIPHCIKTDSPLSLPCEVRFSFTKTTEFLFTVSAGLTELQLKGLAGSKENWTNIDDMKRVFCCKRTDLSEYVQEHWKEDAFFGYQFLNGINPMMIRRCEALPSNFPVTDDMVFLQGQCRLAAEMKKGNIFLCDYKLFDGVKPNVINGKKQYLMAPLVLLHKTPDDKLMPIAIQLKQKPADDNPIFLPTDSQYDWLLAKIFVRSADFSDHQLNVHLLRTHLLAEVFAVSLLRHVPMVHPLYKLLIPHTRYTLQINFLARLLLISEKGFFTEFAASGGEGMITILKRSLSSVSYSSLCIPDDIAERGLQAVPNFYYRDDGLRLWDIIHRFVQGILGYYYKNDSEVQQDSELQSWIGDIFEHGFLSQADTGIPQRFTAVEQLVKFVTMVIFTCSAQHSAVNSGQYDYSGWMPNTPISLQLPPPTTKGTASEATMLQTLPDVGTTVRAMSTVWLLSKQSSDFIHLGCYPSDHFSEEIPCKVIKDFQGELEVLSGAIKVRNKSLEVPYTYMDPTEVENSVAI, encoded by the exons ATGGTGGTCTATAAAGTGACCGTGTCCACTGCCTACTTCAGCGGGGCCACCACTATTAACAATGTCTTCATTAAACTGGTGGGCACAGATGGAGAGAGCGAACCCCAGCAGCTCCTGGGCTTCAAAGGTGCTGCCACCTTTCTGAGTGGAGCA GTGTCGAGTTTCACCGTGTCCTGCCCCCTCTCCATTGGAAAGCTGGTTCTGATTGAGCTCGACAAACAGAGCTTCCTGCTGTTTCTGGAGGACTCCTGGCTGCCGGCCAAGGTTGAGGTGAAATCCCCAGAGGGAGACGTCTACAACTTCCCCGTCTACCGCTGGATCACTGACGGGGCGGTGCAGCGCTTCAGGGAGGGAACAG CCCTCAGGGTCTTTGAAGACAACCACCATCTTGGCAGGTACAGTCGACAGCAGGAGCTGAAGCAGCGAGAGGAAGACTATCG CTGGGATGTGTACGCAGAGGGAATACCTCACTGCATAAAGACAGACAGCCCTCTTTCTCTGCCATGTGAGGTCCGCTTCTCCTTCACCAAGACGACAGAGTTTCTCTTCACGGTGTCTGCAGG gctgactgagctgcagctgaaagggCTGGCTGGCAGTAAGGAGAACTGGACCAATATTGATGACATGAAACGCGTGTTCTGCTGCAAACGCACTGACTTATCAG AGTACGTCCAGGAGCACTGGAAGGAGGACGCTTTTTTCGGCTACCAGTTTCTGAATGGCATCAACCCCATGATGATCCGACGTTGCGAAGCTCTGCCCAGTAACTTCCCTGTCACTGACGACATGGTCTTCCTCCAGGGTCAGTGTCGCCTGGCAGCGGAGATGAAG aaaggaaacATATTCCTGTGTGACTACAAGCTTTTTGATGGAGTGAAACCGAACGTCATCAATGGGAAGAAACAGTACCTGATGGCTCCTCTGGTCCTTTTGCACAAAACACCTGATGATAAGCTGATGCCGATTGCTATCCAG CTGAAGCAGAAGCCAGCCGACGACAATCCCATCTTTCTCCCCACTGATTCTCAGTACGACTGGTTGCTGGCCAAGATTTTTGTGAGGAGTGCAGATTTCAGCGATCATCAGCTCAACGTCCACCTGCTGCGCACTCATCTGCTGGCTGAAGTGTTTGCGGTGTCGCTGCTGCGCCACGTGCCCATGGTGCATCCTCTGTACAAG CTCCTCATACCTCACACTCGCTACACTCTGCAAATCAACTTCTTAGCTCGACTCCTTCTCATATCTGAGAAAGGTTTTTTCACAGAG TTTGCAGCGTCTGGTGGAGAGGGTATGATCACAATCCTGAAGAGATCGCTGTCCTCCGTAAGCTACAGCTCCCTCTGTATACCAGATGACATTGCTGAGCGTGGGCTGCAGGCTGTGCCCAACTTCTACTACAGAGACGACGGACTCAGGCTGTGGGATATCATACACAG GTTTGTGCAGGGAATACTCGGCTACTACTACAAGAACGACTCTGAGGTCCAGCAGGACTCCGAGCTGCAGTCCTGGATCGGGGACATTTTTGAGCACGGGTTCCTTTCTCAGGCAGACACAG GAATTCCACAGCGCTTTACCGCCGTCGAGCAGCTGGTCAAGTTCGTCACCATGGTCATCTTCACCTGCTCGGCTCAGCACTCGGCCGTTAACTCTGGACAG TATGACTACAGCGGCTGGATGCCGAACACTCCCATCTCCCTGCAACTTCCTCCGCCGACCACGAAGGGGACAGCAAGCGAAGCCACGATGCTGCAGACGTTACCTGACGTCGGCACGACGGTGCGGGCCATGTCCACCGTGTGGCTCCTCAGCAAGCAGTCCTCTGACTTC ATCCATCTCGGCTGCTACCCAAGTGACCATTTCAGCGAGGAGATCCCCTGCAAGGTGATCAAGGATTTTCAAGGAGAGCTTGAAGTGTTAAGTGGAGCCATCAAAGTAAGAAACAAGAGTCTGGAAGTCCCGTACACGTACATGGATCCAACAGAGGTAGAAAACAGTGTGGCCATTTGA